Part of the Panicum virgatum strain AP13 chromosome 4N, P.virgatum_v5, whole genome shotgun sequence genome is shown below.
taagagcaactccaggaGTGCCTAAAAAATCCTAAATATTGAGTTTTTGAACATTGCCAAAAACAATTTGGAGGGAAAAACTCCTCTTCCTCCAACAGCTCCTAAAAATTAGTTCCTAAAAAAATCTAATTGATGTGAAATTATCCATCTATGGGCAAACTCTTTGATCTATTTGTCGTGTTTCCTATCTCTCGGCAACGGGACGAGCATTACCCTCGTGAGCAAGTTGAGCCTAGCTTGTCGGAGGAGCCAAGATCATAGCAACAAGGCCGCCCGAGTCGTTGGAGGAGATGAGGTTGCGGCACCAGCATAGCCTCCCTCGCCGGAGAAGTTTAGGGCGCCTCCAAAGCTTGTGGGAGGCAAGTCAAGAGATTTGTGGCTATAGAGCCGCTTGATTTGCTGCAAGAGTCAAGGTTACGTTCATCTAGGGCAGAGGAGATAGCCAGATAGGTTTGCGGCACATCACAGCTCTTTGGAGGAATCGAGGTCATGCTCATCGGGAGTCGGTTTGGGGCCAAGGTACTGTCCCATTCTGGATGCAGGGCTCGGTTTGGGGCCGAGGTCCCTAGTGCCCACGGCATCTGGAACTAAGCTCGCCCGTGCCTGCCCACAGCGGTCAGGGCCAAGTTCGCCCGCGCCAGCGCCTGCGGAGGTCGGCGGGGGCGGCCTCATGGGTGGCAGCGGCGAGAATCGGCTGGGGGTGGATGCGGGAGGCGTCGGTCTCGGTGCAAGTCTGGACACTCCTGATCCCGATCCAGAGGATAGGGTTTGTAACTGAAACTGCAAAGGGCTAGATGGTCATTTTACGCACCCGATCCCACTTGTCAATGCTCTCAAACTGTTAAATCCTAACTGAAGGTGGATGGAATGGTACACAGGGCAAAAAAAATTAGCGCGATGGTACACAGGTGCGAACGAACTTTTTAATGGTACACAGATCAAAACCAACTTTTTAATGGTACAGAGGTAAAAGACTCCATCACTGACCCCCTCCTTGCCCTTTCAGTAAGGCCATCAGTCAACTACCCACCTAATTAATCAGGTAAGGTCAGTGTCATGTGACATTGTGGTTGTACGATTTTCTTGGGTgattctccatgttccaattaaacaaAGTGATCTTGTACATTAACCATAATATAACAGTAAATAAAGGCATGTTTAATATTCCAAAGATTAAATCATAACCATctcaagataaagcatctaagcAATTCTACCCAACAAATTTATATTAAACCTGGTGTCTCAAGGTTTGGGTAAAAAGACTAGGTAATGTCCTTAATAGGATTTCCATCAAGTTTATGCAAAAACAACAATAAATTAAAGTGAATTAACATGATATTATTATGACAAAACAGAATATGTAGAGGGGGAGGTCACTTGCCTTCCTCGCCAAATTGTTGATTCTCTTCCTCGAAGACTTGCTCTTAATCACCCTCAAACGACATGTCGTCTACACAATCATACAAGTATTGGCATTTCTTAACATTGCCACCAGGAGGCGTTAGTTCCCagtaacggcgccagaaatgcgtGTTGACTATCCTTAttgcaatcactaggaacgaGGGTGTTAAGCCCATCCCTAGCAACTACACCCAGGattgccactctcgtggtatagtcTATACAATTATAGataggatccgcaagcgcacggatataccgttgtagcatttcacccgaagagtaagggtatcgttatttatattttcccaaaggatggcagtggcaaaggtattgtacttaacattaatcaTGACATCGTTCCTCAAGTAATAGTCAGGACTCTAGCAGGGGTAAGTTGCAAAGAAGATAAataagggtaatgtgacacaagcacacaaccaacacccaagggagaaaagaaagaaagaacgaaagaacaaaagaacaaacaaaactatcctatgttaagttagctggagcttagACTAGGTTAGGGGTCCTAGTGTATCTACTCAAAGCAAAGGTTATGTTAGAATATGGTTAGGGCTGCAGGTGCCATGAAattgggatagcggggagaaggtctcgcactggagaacatccagtcccgttacctctttgcatgaactcctacaccataTCCGAACATTGAGGAATACACTAAACGCAACACAGCAGTTATgctggacggacagggctgtcacctcctgccgtctaccccagtcgcaccgtggagcacgatcatatccgaaggatcccgcatgcccgagcaccacgcctgtgtatgaggtcactactcTAGCATCcctaggtctcccacccttcggatggataagtaaaatactagagcaagcccgaaagcacaacgaatcGATAtctgtacccggatcatctggcctaaccgtACCCGTCACACAACTCATGATAAACagaagcatggattgataaactatcgaaatagtaaagcaaccatgatcaagttctatattatgaatagtgTACTGACAGaaagaatacaaagccataccgagAGTCGAGGATCGCTCAATGactccgaggacgacttgcttcgctaaaggaaaactatcctagctccactaccctacaCTAAGagcaagagagcaagagagagagtgGGTGTGAAatggtgagtgtgtgtgtgttgagagggggagtggagaggccctatttatagccttggaggtcggttcctgccaaatgcatatatggaaggtgatcaggagacttggtagctactcctcctcgaagtgcacctggacgtgTTGCTGGCCAGGTCCGGCCGACACTAGGTGTCGGCCTACCCCACCTTTCAGCCATTTGATTCTATCCATTGCATGCTGGATGACATGTGGATCCTCgtccttatcctctagtgcatcttcTGTGGCGCcgccgtttgctctgccaggtgggccctctttgtaagggtgtgacgccgaACGCAATCTTCTGTGTAGTTGCGTGGCGTTTTCatcgtgttttcatcttattccactcttgctcatctgaaatcatgaaaactccAAAAAAAGCTGTGGAATTAGGTTAgcgatacaaatatgtgagtaaggcgtaTAGTTTTCCGTTATTATCGAGTCTAGTTGACGGTTAGAATTAGCACTTACTGACCGTCAACAACAAGCAAAAcatgcataaaataaaaaaacagtaCAAAAAACAATATAAACAGAACTAGATAATCTGAAAAAGATGTAGAGCATGATGTAAGGATTGTGTGAGCGCGAGAATCACTAAAATCGGAGTTAAAATGAATAAgatatggccaaaacaaggttccaggggcttatttgtgagAGATTTCAACTTCCCATGGCTAGTTttgaagaaaccaggggctaaacataattaaacactaGATACAGGGGCTAGCTTGCAAAATAAAAAGTCTTGTATGATGGGTTCTAATTTTAGAAAGAGCAGGGGTTAAAACAGGAAGAAAAGGCTCTAAaactaattacttttgaactgagCTGGGCTGCAAGTTgatttctataaaacataggtGCTCTTTTGCATAAGCGTCGGGGCGCTGACCAGGGGGAAGTTGGCGACAGcgggggtcgccggcgagccggaggtggtggcggctcgccggagttcggcaCTCCGGGGCTCGGTTCGGCTCGGGAAagggccgggagagagagagagaggaggaggtgacGGCGAGTGCGATGGCGGGGTCAGGGCGGGAAAagggccgggagagagagagagaggtgacgGCGAGTATGATGGCGGGATCAGGGCGGGAAAGGGCctggagagagaggaggtgaTGGCGAGTGCGATTGAGGGGTCGGGACGGCGCTGGCGCCGagcagaggtggcggcggcctcgcTGGACTTCTGGAAAGCTTCGGACTGGGGTTTGGCCAGAAAGTTTGCGCGTGACGGAGAAGACGACGGCGGCGTAAGTGAGGGCGCGCGGGGTCGGGAGGGCAGTGTGCCAcggcgtacggcggcggcgggcggcagagCTCGCCGGGTGGCCACATTCGGATGGCATCCAGTGTTCAGTTTCAGCACGGGGAagccgaggaggaagaggagacgcCGGCGAACTCAATGAAGTGGTCCGGAGGTGCTGAAGGGGCTGGAGGGAAGGGCGCGCTTGCAAACACGCTGCTATCACACATCTAAGACAAACCTCCAAATGTTTCTTCACTCGCAATGTCTCATTGCTATCACAGGAGCGTGCGTGTGCATGTCCAAAAAGATtatttttagattacacagAACTCAGACACTCATAACGCATGCACACTCACTCCTATGAATACATATAGGCTAATTCTAACCTTATGAGCATCTTTGAAAACTGATCCGGCGAATCGAACTCAGGATCTAAGGTGCTACTGAGGCTTCTATAATCACTAGACTAAAAACCCTTTCGCACATGCCACAAAGAGATGCAGTCCGAAGACGTGGCGGAGGCTGACATATATTGTCGTCCACTCGGGCGGCCCAGATGCTCCGTGGCGTACCCAGATAGCCCATGAGCGACAGAAAAGGCAATGCGATATTCAGCCGGCCCAAATCCAGCAATGCCCCTCTGGGTGAATTTTCAGTAGACAATCGCACGTTGTCTTCCTCTGCTTCCAGTAAGCGTGAAGAACTCCGCCACCGGTCATGTAAGCTCAGGTCCGCCTTCTGAGTTTGCGGTCCTTCAGACCTTCACTGAGTGCGACGGCAGGGGATCAACCTGAAAATAAGAGGCCTGTTTCTGATCATTAAGTGTTCCTGCATCGGCTGCCCTTTAAAGGAGCCATGCTGCGAAACATTTCAGATCGACAGTTGCAAGCTTGCATTTGCAAGTGATCCATCTCTGATCCTGATTGTGCGAATTCTCGGGCATTTTAACGCTTCCTGACACTGCAGATGCCCTGACAATAGCTAGGCAAGATGTCTGAAATCTGCAGAAACACACTTTGGTTGTAGATGACTTGATTATTCAGTAACACAACAATCATACAACAGGGGGATTATTACCTATATTCCCCCTCACAAACACACCACAAATACATATAGGAATCACACCGGTAGTAATTCACTATCACTACACTGATCTTTGGTATCAGCCTTCAGCAATGTCAGCTCCCTCCGACATTGGTAGATGACCTGCAGATGCATAAGCACGTCAAGACATATGCGGCAGTGGGGGATTATTACCTATATTCCCCTTATGAACACACCAAACCAACAAATCTGTAGTAGTATAATTTATATCATCTGGTTCGTGTCAGCGTTCAATGTCGACTCCCTCCGACTTTGGGGACGTCGGATTGGCGACCGAGTAGCCACCTCGGACGTCATCGCCGCAGGAGAAGgcgatctcctgcagcttcatGGACGCGCTGGAGCTGAACACCAGCAGTGGCTTCTTGCGCGGTACGGGCACCGGCTTGGCCTCCCGGTTCAGGATCTGCACCACGCGTCGCATGGCAGGCCGCTCCTCGCAGTTGGGGTTCGCACAGCTCAGCCCGACGAGCAACAGCCGTAGCATCTCGTCCCGGTCGAACTCAGCAGCCAGACGCGAGTCAGCAGCCTCGATAAGCCGGTCCTCGCCGTGGAGCTGCCACACCCAGTCCACAAGGTTCACgttcttgccgccgccgctctcgtcCTTGTCGATAGGCCGCCTCCCGCAGCACACCTCGAGGACCACCACGCCGTAGCTGAACACGTCTGTCTGCTCCGTGGCCTTGCCGGACTGCAGGTATTCCGGCGCGAGGTAGCCCATGGTCCCCGCGGTGAGCGTGGACACGGGGCTCTTGTTGTGGTCCATGAGCCTGGCGAGCCCGAAGTCGCCGAGGCGCGGGCTCAGGTTGCCGTCGAGCAGGATGTTGCTGGTCTTGATGTCGCGGTGGATCACGCGCTGCTCGCACTCCTGGTGGAGGTACGACAGCACGgacgcgacgccggcggcgaccgtgtACCGCTGCGGCCACGACAGCGTGCACGGCTCGCCGTAGAGCGCCTTGTCGAGGCTGCCGTTGGGCATGTACTCGTACACGAGCAGCAGCTCGCCCTTCTCGTCGCACCAGCCCTCGAGCTGGACGAGGTTCTTGTGGCGGAGGCAGGCGATGACGGAGAGCTCGGCGACGAACTCGCTCCGGCTCTGGTGCGCCTGCGTCGACCGCTTCACGGCGTAGGTGGTCGTCGCCGCTCCGGGCATGGTGGCCTTGTACACCGTTCCGAACGCGCCCTTGCCGACGACCCGGCTCGCGTGGAACCCTCTGGTGGCCGCGCTCAGCTCCTTGTAGCTGAACTTCCTCGGGCCCTTGAGCAGCTCCGGCGAGAAGGCGCCGTCGTTCCTGGCGGTGAGCTCGATGAGCTTCTTGATGGACACCCAAGCGAAGAACACgaaggcgacggcgagcgcgacgGGGCCGAGGATGCCGAGCGCGAGTCCGATCCTCTTGTGTGGGGCGGTGGAGACCGGCACGGCCTGCTCCGATGTGTTGCTGCTGGCGTTGGACTCGAACGAGGAGGCGTTGGCCTTGGACGGGAAGCCGAACGTCTGGAAGGTCCACTCCATGATGGTGTGCTGCTGGGTGCTCCCCTCCGTGGACGCCGAGAAGCCAACGTACATGGCCCCTTTGAGGTACGGCGAGAGGTCGACGCCGACGGAGAGGACAGGGCGCTTCGGCTTGGCGGCCGTCGCGTAGCTGAGGAACACCTCCAGGCGGCGGTCGGCGCTGCGGTAGTCGATCCAGGCCGTGATGAGGTTGCCGCTCTTGAGGTCGATCCCTgaggcggcgaggtcggccgcGGCGACGGACACCGGCGAGCCGAGGTCCAGCCCGACGTGGTTGTCGCTGGGGTCCGCGAACTCCGGGTTGGCcattgtgtcgaactcgacggCGACGATGGCGGACCCATTCGTGGCGGGGCCGCCGGAGGAGTTGAAGAGGCCGAGGTACCCGCCGGTGGCGCCGAGCGTGGCGCGGCCGGGGGAGACGAAGAAGGCgatgccgtcgccgcccgcggcGCCCGCGTTGGGATTGGCGATGACGAAGGAGAATTTCGCGGCGAACgacgcgacggcggtggcgttgGTGGCTGGCCCGCCCCGGAACGCGACGGGCTGGGTGCAGAGGACGGAGCCGGCGCTGGAGGACGGCACGCCGGTCTCCCGCGTGAGCCCGACGGAGCCGTTGCGGAGGAAGGAGTCGCCCAGCAGCGTGAGGTCCGCGAAGGACAGCGTCGCGGAGTCGATGCTCACGttcttggccgccgccgccgccgacgatgcCGTCGCCaaggcagccgcggcggcggcggcggcgggcggcgccgtgagcgtcagcagcagcaggagcggcAGCGAgcggagggcagcggcggccatcggtggtggagggaggaggcggggatCCGGGTCATGGGAGTGATGTGGGGCGCGCGCGAGCGGTTTAATGCGAGCTGGGTTTGTGAACACGAGGAGCAGAGGCGGAGCAGAGCATGGTGGGATGTGGGTGGGAGGCAGCAGCCGGCACCGGCAGGGTGGATCCGTGCGGGCGCGCAGGGGAATTTTGGGTTTTATTTTTTGTGGGCGTAACGGTCGGATTAGCGCGTTTGAACGCCAACGGTCGGGGAGGGCTGCCGACCTTGTGTATTTTGGGCTGCACTGATGTGGGGTCAGGCAGGCTCAGGTGCCGCTGGACTGTGAGCTATTTAAATATTTGCCACTTTTATTAATATCACCTCTCTGTTTGTCATTTTTAAAATTGCAATTATAGATTTGTCCCGCGCTTGTTTCACATCCTACATTTTTGCCACTTTTGACGAAGTGGCACGCCAACTCACCTCGCCAGCGTGGAGATGGTGCGGAAAATGACCTTCTTGCCCACTCCTCCCCCTCTAGCTCTCTCTATCAGTGGTCCCCACTTGTATCTCTCTCACACCCACTGACTGATGGACCCCACATGTCGGATCCATCCCCAACCTCCAACCAGccccatctctctctttcttccatCCATGGTCCAAAGCGATTCTTCATCTTCCTCCGCGGCGACCTAGCCCGCCTGGCCATGGCCGTGCTGCCCCGGCCACGAGCCCTGTACCACGCCTTGGTGGGCGGCTGGCCTCtggtgtaacaccccggtgttaatttcgATGCTAACATTGTGCTTAATCGCTAATCGTGGCTAATCATCGTCTTTAGCGCAAATTGAGTTCGCAAAGTAACTTCGATTAAGGTACGTTCGATCTTGTTTTTCTCCCTAATTCGAGCTCTAAATCAATTTTtgcccaacatcaatgttgtagaacttttcttcctctgcaactttcattttggccaaaattcaagtttcatcacgaaatttaaagaaaatcttTAATTTTGTTTTGAATAGGACAtttgcaaatgcacccaagtttaaattttatctttcaaaccattgctcaaatgaaaaagtgccagaaacaaaagttgaagatctcaaaattttgaacaactttcgtattcaaaagtttttcatttgagttcAAGAACAAGGGGAAAAATTAAATTTACCAACTGGAATTTGAAACTTTGAGCTATTTACAGAAATGCCATTGCTACTTATCCTCCTCTGCTCGTCGCTCGACAcgccaccggagccgtcgccgctctTCGACGTCCGtgtccacgcgtcgcaccgacGAACCTCGCCCCTCGTGCTCACACACCCGTCCTTATCCGCACGGAGTCGTGCTCGTTTTCGCCCTCCCCTTTCCTTCCTCGCACTCACACCAAGCCGAGCTCAAGCTCAGTGCCCCGTCGGCGTccacgccggccatccttgCCGCCGTGCCTCGATTCGCTGCGCCCCAAGCCGCACAACCTCGCCCTTCACCTCCTCTGCCCCATTCCGTGCCCGTTCGAGCTGTTTCCCGACCGAAATcgagccgtcgccgtcgtccgccATTGCCGTCCCTGCTGAGCTCCGTCCTCTTCGCCgtgcccccaccgccggcctTCCTCTGCCCGaatcgagcctcggtgagctccCGTGTAACCACCTCTACCTCCCAGCCCTCTTCCCCGCGCGAAAGCCCCACCACCGGCACTGcagcgccgtcgcgccgccgtggtcgcgccgcctccgccgcgcgcacgccgcggagCCGCTCTGCGTGCCCTCGCGGAGTGCCGCCGCGAGCCCTAGGGTCGCCTGGGCACCCTGGCCGTGGTGtacccctcctcctccgccggccggccaaggcCGAGCTGgaacgccgtgcgccgccccgctcttgccatggcgccgccgcgggccgctgtCGAGCGCCCCTGTGCcgcgctgccgcgcgccccggACCCGCCCGCCCCCACTgaccgtcgcgccgccccgctcCTCCGCCACCTAGCTCCCCGGCCGCCTGGATTGCAgcgccaccgcgcgcgccgccgcatgccgccgccgcccgaccgcCACCGGCGGGACCCGCCATCGCGCTGCCCCTGCGCGGCTACGAGCGCGCAGGCCTCACTGCGCGCGCCGCCACGCGGCCCTCCTGGCCGGCCGacccgccgcggccaccgcgctcgcgcgcgcccggcgcgccgccggcatGCGCGGCCGGGGCAGCGAAGCAGGGgagccccctctcctctctctgtcCCACTGCCGGGTGGGCCCCGCGGGTCAGTGAGAGGGGGGGTTAAGGATAGATTTTCTTTATTATCTTTTGGCTGAAAACTTCAAGATTTtgtagaaaaataaagaaaaatgagaaaaatgcaaaataaattttgttaggtttctaaaatcgagatcttcagaagaaaaatactcatgcagGAAAAATGTCATTTTGCCCCTGCTTAAATTATGTTTtgtgtttaatctagtttatttaataccggttgttccgttaccctaaaaattatgaaatttattcagtagattactctttggatgtgtagtccactggaaaagtttcaggtgcatagGCTATGTACATGttgtggatctattgttgtttgatttccttttcttgagttaaagtaaatacttttatatatcaataaatgttggtaatttatttatgcACTCCTTATCAGTAGTGTTTCATGATAGAAAAGTTGTGCTGCTAGATCATTGTGGTTTGTTAAGTTTTTGTGTTTAGCTAGTTCCTAGCTTTagtctttctttattttcaccGTGTTTAAGCAATGCCTTATTGCTTCTTTTTGTTGTGGTGCACCTAGCCTTCTTAATGCAAGTCTAGTAGTGTTGttgaaaggaaacacttcaggctaagctCAGTCGGGAATTAAACCTGCCAAGCAGCACCAAGTCGTTTCCTTTATCGTTAGTTTTCATGGTTGTTCGTTAATTGATTGCCAGTCATATCTTCTTTTACTCACATTGCATTGCCTCCTGAGTGCCTTGCACCATTGTAACTCCTGCATGGCatcttttcatacgtgtagacgtcacGAACGAAGCAGTTTACGAgctggttgctgagccggtccaggagccacaagCAGGAGcacagcaggaggacgcagtcgaacacgctcccgaagaaatcgctaaccccattgacctgcaaggcaagccccggagcatatcccttattttaattactctATGTTAtattaaagtattgtgcatttacattgaggaattgattggaaccctagatgcataatcttgaatACCCAATGTCCTTACTAGTGTAGTTATCATTAGCAccgctatgcttaagtaaaccggtaaaagatgggtgatttcctgtcacccgcgagatatagggttgttcttcaggcagtgttatgagaaataatgcaatgagaagggaaattggagaccgggcggaggtaAAGTTGGATATGATTATTGACTAAGGAAAGTTGAATCTccacctgtgtcgattgaggaccgttccgttgttggccctttgactgaggattgaacagtactaaccgcatgccggaagtcggaggtagtcgaaaccggtaagctcagtaccatatgtgcactggtaggcggacttgataatgtcttcaccagtggagctagtacataaactcatggctgaccctttgttggtatcggtggggctagcagtcctgggtcgcagggcagttcgcctattcggtgtgcatatgtgaagggttggtgtgtatagcccgacggggcatatacgtgccgtgttggttaggtccaccttgcaaggttaaatcggatcgattcgccgtgactcgcggatatgagagccttggtcaatgcgtcacatcgtagtaatgattgaaaggacagaaagagaaaagttggacttttgttgttattcttgaaaagataatatgattaaccatgtgtgccctagagaattaggcaaacctagtttctagctatcaacacaattggagctaaaatattgaaagtaaggatccagcattagtagcttttcagcaaaataacccagagccaaagagctgtgcatgtctagataatgggctcagtatacccatagacgggtaagccttgctgagtattagaatactcagggtttggttgtaacccttatGAGCAGGTTGTATTCCGGAGAACTTCGAGGAAATTAgtgcgtcctggagtggtcagcctcttcctccaggttggacggtcgagtgggttccgtcttctccgtgtagtgaaggcaggtgagcctcacatcagtgggcgagatgtgaagttcgtctttTGGTCATCGACGTTATTTATCATattgtattttgaagcttgttttaaaCCTGTTTGtatttccgctgcgtttgaactctgtattcgaaTTGTAACCCTGacttgtaaaactttattgtaaattaatttggagacttttgtttaactctggttgtaagttaagtttgaaaacttttgttgcctgtaatcacctgtgctcgtcttttggcgagagttcctgtgtaatcgatcctggttaaagcaggcagtctgagtgtactggtgaagtgcagtagcggaggattaagttaaatggttaattagtgcacttgatcggtattatttggaatGTTCTGTGACATCTGGCCTCGCCTGCGAGCCCGCTTGACCGTAGGGGCCGTCGGGCGGCCATAGATGGCCCGCGTATGGGCATTCTTCCTAGCCCAGCCCCGCCTGTGCGCCACTCTGGGCCATGCACCTGGTGCCTCACCGCCGGTTTGCAAGGCTTGCGCCGCTCGCAGTTTCGCATCGCTATCGACCACCAAGCTCGTCAGTCCAGCTTCCCTAGCCCCCCTGCCGGTGGCACGCCGCTCAGGGCCGTGCACCTGGTGCCTCGCGCGCCGGTTTGCAAGGCTTGCGCCGCCCCGCAGTTTCACATCGCCACCGACCACCAAGCTCGTCAGTCCTGCCGTGGCAAGGCACCACTGCCGTCCGAGCTCAGCCCTGCGTCGCACGCGCCGGCCATCTCCGCCGGCCACCAAGCCACCATGCCCACATGGAGAGGCAGCTGGGGGAGGAGCTCGAGATGGCTTGGGTTCCAACGAACAAGGGAGATGGGATCCGGCGGGAGGTAGACGATGACAAGCGGGGTCCACGTGACAATGGGacagcaagagagaggagatggGCTAAAAGAGATTAGTCAGGGGCACAAGCGTCATTTCCCACGTTTGTACACGCTGGCGGGGTGAGTTGGCGTGCCACATCATCAAAAGTGGCAAAAACATAGGATCTGAAACATGCACGGGACAAATTTATAATTGCAATTCTAAAGGTGGCAAACGGAGAGGTGCATCTCATTGCCACAAAGGATGGCAAAAATTTAAATACCCCCTGGACTGTGctgttctttctttccaggGAATGAGATGAGCGACGTGGCGAACGTGCGCGGCGATGACCACGCACTAATCAGAAGGGTTTGTATTAAAGCAGCATTGCAATTGTTAGAATAGAAGCGATTGATtgattgatatatatatatatatatatatatatatatatatatatatatatatatatatatatatatatatatatatatatatatatatatatatatatatatatagacacacacaagTCTAGAGGGTTTGATATCCTTTGGGATTGGCCCCTTTGAGTTGGCCGTTTCGTTAGTTGGGCCTTTCGTGAAAGATAACTGCTAATTACATCATTAATTAGTAATTAACTAATACAGAAATTGATCAtaatctaatttttttcatAACAACAAGTTAACCATCAAGTAGACTTTTTTAGACAGATTATGGAGATAAAGAAAAGACGCATGTACCTTTATTAATATATCTTTTTATCCTACCCGCACCAAAACCAAAGAGAGTACATACATTTTTACTCCCCTAGCCCACCGCAATTGATTTCTTTACAAAACTAGCATCAAAACCAAAAAGATTAgcatttcttttttgtttaaaGGACCTATTAT
Proteins encoded:
- the LOC120670909 gene encoding probable L-type lectin-domain containing receptor kinase S.7, with amino-acid sequence MAAAALRSLPLLLLLTLTAPPAAAAAAAALATASSAAAAAKNVSIDSATLSFADLTLLGDSFLRNGSVGLTRETGVPSSSAGSVLCTQPVAFRGGPATNATAVASFAAKFSFVIANPNAGAAGGDGIAFFVSPGRATLGATGGYLGLFNSSGGPATNGSAIVAVEFDTMANPEFADPSDNHVGLDLGSPVSVAAADLAASGIDLKSGNLITAWIDYRSADRRLEVFLSYATAAKPKRPVLSVGVDLSPYLKGAMYVGFSASTEGSTQQHTIMEWTFQTFGFPSKANASSFESNASSNTSEQAVPVSTAPHKRIGLALGILGPVALAVAFVFFAWVSIKKLIELTARNDGAFSPELLKGPRKFSYKELSAATRGFHASRVVGKGAFGTVYKATMPGAATTTYAVKRSTQAHQSRSEFVAELSVIACLRHKNLVQLEGWCDEKGELLLVYEYMPNGSLDKALYGEPCTLSWPQRYTVAAGVASVLSYLHQECEQRVIHRDIKTSNILLDGNLSPRLGDFGLARLMDHNKSPVSTLTAGTMGYLAPEYLQSGKATEQTDVFSYGVVVLEVCCGRRPIDKDESGGGKNVNLVDWVWQLHGEDRLIEAADSRLAAEFDRDEMLRLLLVGLSCANPNCEERPAMRRVVQILNREAKPVPVPRKKPLLVFSSSASMKLQEIAFSCGDDVRGGYSVANPTSPKSEGVDIER